Proteins encoded by one window of Corynebacterium amycolatum:
- a CDS encoding bifunctional nuclease family protein: protein MDEKLVEVKFLDWMAHPPEDDPVLLLHAEETNRIIPIWIDLATATEYSARETGATQRRPGMHDVFVDTLDMVGQSALRGQITGVHEGVFIANLVLEGGAEIDMRPSDLILIASELEVPLYVARDVLDATSVSARLVATNGGSLTDDTETDSVEASVSEFAEFLDSIDADYFAEPRGDAEGRKSDGEADGGADSASDSDR, encoded by the coding sequence ATGGACGAAAAACTCGTAGAAGTCAAGTTTCTAGACTGGATGGCTCATCCTCCTGAGGACGATCCGGTGCTGCTCCTGCATGCCGAAGAGACTAACCGGATTATCCCGATTTGGATTGATTTGGCGACGGCGACGGAGTACTCCGCCCGCGAGACTGGCGCTACGCAGCGTCGCCCGGGCATGCATGACGTCTTTGTCGACACACTGGACATGGTGGGGCAGAGCGCCCTACGCGGCCAGATTACGGGCGTCCATGAGGGCGTTTTCATCGCCAACCTGGTGCTCGAAGGTGGCGCAGAGATTGATATGCGCCCCTCCGACCTAATCCTTATCGCCAGCGAGCTTGAGGTGCCGCTATATGTTGCACGCGATGTGCTCGATGCCACGTCGGTGTCGGCGCGTCTTGTCGCTACCAATGGCGGTTCGCTTACCGACGACACGGAGACCGACTCTGTCGAGGCATCGGTGTCGGAGTTTGCTGAATTCCTCGACAGTATTGATGCTGACTACTTTGCCGAGCCGCGTGGTGATGCGGAGGGTAGGAAGTCCGATGGTGAAGCCGACGGTGGCGCCGACTCGGCTTCCGATAGCGACCGTTAG
- a CDS encoding MerR family transcriptional regulator: MGPDEQVGYRVPIACQVAGISYRQLDYWARTKLVEPSIRTAKGSGTQRLYSFRDILVLKIVRGLLDTGISLQNIRLAVDRLRDLGVDDLATITLVSDGRTVYQCRSNEEVIDLLNGGQGVFGIAVPGIMKELTGTIASFPSERIDGTQENPGTGIDELAERRRRRIS, from the coding sequence ATGGGGCCGGACGAGCAGGTTGGCTACCGCGTTCCCATCGCATGTCAGGTAGCGGGCATTTCTTACCGTCAGCTGGACTACTGGGCGCGCACCAAGCTGGTGGAGCCTTCGATTCGTACCGCCAAGGGCTCGGGCACCCAGCGTCTGTACTCCTTCCGTGACATCCTCGTTTTGAAGATTGTCCGCGGTCTGCTGGACACCGGTATTTCCCTGCAGAACATCCGTCTGGCTGTCGACCGCCTGCGCGACCTCGGGGTCGATGACCTAGCTACCATCACGCTGGTTTCCGACGGTCGCACCGTCTACCAGTGTCGCTCTAACGAAGAGGTCATCGACCTGCTCAACGGTGGCCAGGGAGTGTTCGGCATTGCTGTCCCGGGCATTATGAAGGAACTGACTGGCACCATCGCCTCCTTCCCATCTGAGCGTATCGACGGTACTCAGGAGAACCCAGGTACTGGCATCGACGAGCTGGCTGAGCGCCGTCGCCGCCGCATCTCTTAA
- a CDS encoding 3-methyladenine DNA glycosylase, with protein sequence MTSTPDSSFDWREAKARHIARVDALTRDHLSRRSRGQRHPVWDFIFEYYPVKPGQLRRWSPGIGVDLPGATAKDISHLEFFTLDMDDATDSSASKEPTDTASGTARMDVSAYVDKRGKTVAYIGNLLRSTRANPAHFDCFGLHEWAMVYRQPEHRHPEPLRLGQAGTDEVVEAHTVRCTHFDAFRFFTPDAVPLNEFAPTRETQPHCEQMGCLHANMDLYKWATKLGEAVPGDLWLDTFALACSARELDMRAAPYDLRDWGFAPIRIETPEGKAEYVRRQREISARADVLRGRLLQVVDVALSTQ encoded by the coding sequence GTGACATCTACGCCCGATTCGTCTTTCGACTGGCGTGAAGCCAAAGCAAGGCATATCGCCCGCGTCGATGCCCTGACCCGCGATCACCTGTCCCGTCGCAGTCGTGGCCAGCGCCACCCGGTGTGGGACTTCATCTTCGAGTACTACCCCGTCAAGCCCGGTCAACTCCGCCGCTGGTCACCGGGCATCGGCGTAGATCTTCCCGGTGCGACAGCCAAGGACATCAGTCACCTGGAGTTTTTTACCCTCGACATGGATGACGCTACCGACAGTTCTGCTAGCAAGGAGCCCACCGATACCGCCTCGGGGACGGCACGCATGGATGTTTCGGCGTACGTCGATAAGCGAGGTAAGACGGTGGCGTACATCGGCAATCTGTTGCGTTCGACGCGCGCGAATCCAGCGCACTTTGACTGCTTCGGCCTGCATGAATGGGCGATGGTGTATCGCCAGCCCGAGCATCGTCACCCGGAGCCACTGCGGCTTGGTCAGGCAGGCACGGACGAGGTCGTCGAGGCCCACACAGTGCGGTGTACGCACTTCGACGCCTTCCGCTTCTTTACGCCCGACGCCGTCCCGCTCAACGAGTTTGCGCCGACGCGCGAGACACAGCCGCACTGTGAGCAGATGGGCTGTCTGCACGCCAACATGGACTTGTATAAATGGGCGACCAAGCTCGGCGAGGCGGTCCCCGGCGACCTGTGGCTGGATACTTTCGCGCTCGCGTGCAGTGCCCGTGAGTTGGATATGCGCGCCGCTCCCTACGATCTGCGGGATTGGGGCTTTGCTCCCATTCGCATCGAGACTCCCGAGGGCAAGGCCGAGTACGTCCGCCGCCAGCGTGAGATTTCTGCTCGCGCCGACGTCCTGCGCGGGCGTTTGCTGCAAGTAGTAGATGTCGCATTGTCCACGCAGTAG
- a CDS encoding hemolysin family protein, translating into MSDWFGILLTFVLLLVNAFFVGAEFSLIAARRDRLEALLAQGKKRARTVINASEHLSMMLAAAQLGITIASLLLGKVSEPALAHLLEAPFHAMGIPESLLHPLSFAIALMLVSVLHIMLGEMVPKNISLAGPETVAMLLIPVHMVFYRLTKPLLLLFNWLARHTLRLFGIEQRDELDTTVDSTELASMIAESRQEGLLDSEEHVRLRRTLASATRTIEEVLIPHEQIRRLPTAPTVGDLETAVTETGFSRFPVAAANNEPNEYRGYVHVKDVLDRVMDPASGPETAIPDDEIRPMIEIPIDATLDEGLRIMRRYSAHMAVAVRARMPKPHLRASAPASIAPKTGAFSGAEQIGIVALEDLIEEQVGVVRDWTHEVSPRRSGAPKQYPIVNQPRIRPGTTQGRQQ; encoded by the coding sequence ATGAGTGACTGGTTTGGAATCCTCCTGACCTTCGTCTTGTTGTTGGTCAACGCGTTTTTCGTGGGCGCGGAGTTCTCACTTATTGCTGCTCGCCGTGACCGTTTGGAAGCGCTGCTGGCTCAGGGAAAGAAGCGCGCTCGCACAGTTATCAATGCTTCTGAGCACCTGTCGATGATGCTCGCCGCCGCACAGCTGGGCATCACCATTGCCTCGCTGCTGCTGGGTAAGGTCTCTGAACCGGCGCTGGCACATCTGCTGGAAGCTCCTTTCCACGCCATGGGTATTCCGGAATCACTGCTACACCCGCTGAGCTTTGCCATCGCGTTGATGCTGGTGTCAGTGCTGCACATCATGCTCGGCGAAATGGTTCCAAAAAACATTTCCCTAGCCGGCCCAGAGACAGTGGCCATGCTGCTTATTCCGGTTCACATGGTTTTCTACCGCCTGACCAAACCGCTGTTGCTGCTGTTTAACTGGTTGGCTCGCCATACACTGAGGCTGTTCGGCATTGAGCAGCGCGATGAGCTTGACACCACTGTTGATTCCACTGAGTTGGCATCGATGATTGCGGAGTCTCGTCAAGAGGGGCTCCTTGACAGCGAGGAGCACGTCCGTCTTCGTCGCACGCTGGCTTCGGCCACGCGCACCATTGAGGAGGTGCTAATTCCGCACGAGCAGATTCGGCGCCTCCCCACCGCACCGACTGTGGGCGACCTAGAGACGGCGGTCACCGAAACTGGCTTCTCCCGGTTCCCCGTCGCTGCGGCCAACAATGAACCCAACGAGTACCGTGGCTATGTTCACGTCAAGGATGTCCTCGACCGCGTCATGGACCCTGCCTCCGGACCGGAGACAGCCATCCCTGATGACGAGATTCGCCCGATGATCGAGATTCCGATCGATGCCACGCTGGATGAGGGATTGCGCATCATGCGCCGCTACAGCGCCCACATGGCAGTGGCTGTACGCGCTCGCATGCCAAAGCCGCACCTGCGCGCAAGCGCCCCGGCAAGTATCGCCCCGAAGACCGGTGCTTTCTCCGGCGCGGAGCAGATCGGCATCGTGGCTCTGGAGGACCTCATCGAAGAGCAGGTCGGTGTCGTGCGTGACTGGACCCACGAGGTCTCCCCGCGTCGCAGCGGTGCACCAAAGCAGTACCCGATCGTGAACCAGCCCCGGATCCGGCCGGGCACCACGCAGGGACGCCAGCAGTGA
- a CDS encoding hemolysin family protein, protein MDIVLNIVAVVGFIALTAGTGLFVAFEFALTGLERSTIDADRARSADAPAEAVHKAHNRLSFHLSGAQLGITLTTLATGFLAEPVLAQYFTPMLHWMGLSESAAGPTALILALIVATMLSMVYGELVPKNVAITEPLASARVTARPVMAFNWVFRYFIQSLNASANWLVRKLGIEPADELASARSPQELEALVRNSAEQGALDESKAAVLESSLRFGETTAEDLMTPRSTITSLDVDDTALDLLAVAIESGHSRFPITDGDLDATVGVVHVKDAFAVPATKRSTTTMREVARPVPTLPQSLDGDAVLEAVRSAGSQIALVADEYGGIAGIVTIEDVVEEILGEVWDEYDDKESEQEVKRAIEGWNCSGLVRTDELPTKVGYFAPEGSFETLGGLIMFALGRIPEVGDVVLLPETERDFMDEFESGIAGRWYARILAMDDRRVDRAILIPVTNEHAKEMFNL, encoded by the coding sequence GTGGATATTGTTCTCAATATTGTCGCGGTTGTCGGCTTTATCGCGCTAACCGCTGGCACCGGCCTCTTTGTGGCGTTTGAATTCGCGCTGACAGGACTGGAGCGTTCTACGATTGACGCCGACCGCGCCCGTTCAGCGGATGCACCTGCTGAGGCCGTTCACAAGGCACATAATCGACTGTCCTTCCACCTCTCCGGTGCACAGCTGGGCATTACGTTGACGACGCTGGCAACTGGTTTCCTCGCGGAACCGGTGCTGGCGCAATACTTCACGCCGATGCTGCATTGGATGGGGCTCAGCGAGTCTGCAGCGGGACCGACCGCACTGATTCTTGCGCTCATTGTGGCCACGATGTTGTCAATGGTCTACGGCGAGTTGGTGCCGAAGAATGTCGCGATTACAGAGCCGCTGGCTTCGGCGCGCGTTACGGCTCGTCCGGTGATGGCGTTTAACTGGGTGTTCCGCTACTTCATTCAGTCGCTGAATGCCTCGGCGAACTGGCTGGTGCGCAAGCTCGGCATTGAACCGGCGGATGAGCTGGCTTCGGCGCGTTCCCCGCAGGAGCTGGAAGCACTGGTGCGCAATTCTGCGGAGCAGGGTGCATTGGATGAGTCGAAGGCTGCTGTGCTCGAGTCGTCGTTACGCTTTGGCGAAACTACTGCGGAGGACCTGATGACGCCGCGGTCGACGATTACTTCTCTCGATGTCGATGACACGGCGCTGGATCTGCTGGCTGTCGCCATCGAATCAGGACATTCCCGCTTCCCCATTACTGACGGGGACCTCGATGCCACTGTCGGTGTTGTCCACGTCAAGGACGCATTCGCGGTGCCTGCGACGAAGCGCTCAACTACCACCATGCGGGAGGTTGCACGGCCAGTGCCCACGCTGCCGCAGTCGCTGGACGGCGATGCCGTACTGGAGGCCGTGCGTTCGGCTGGTTCGCAGATTGCGCTGGTCGCGGACGAGTATGGCGGCATCGCCGGCATTGTCACCATCGAGGACGTCGTCGAGGAAATTCTTGGCGAGGTCTGGGATGAGTACGACGACAAGGAGTCCGAGCAGGAAGTCAAGCGCGCAATTGAAGGCTGGAATTGCTCCGGCCTTGTGCGTACCGACGAGCTGCCGACCAAGGTCGGATACTTCGCCCCGGAGGGCAGCTTCGAAACCCTCGGTGGCCTGATTATGTTTGCGCTCGGTCGCATCCCAGAGGTCGGTGATGTCGTCCTGCTGCCAGAGACCGAACGCGACTTCATGGACGAATTCGAATCGGGTATCGCCGGACGCTGGTACGCCCGCATTCTGGCGATGGATGACCGCCGCGTGGATCGTGCCATTTTGATTCCTGTGACCAACGAGCACGCTAAGGAGATGTTCAACCTATGA
- a CDS encoding DEAD/DEAH box helicase has translation MPPPAESSDFRQLGTPEAIVSILRAQHITSPTAVQVATLPDAFAGKDVLAQAPTGSGKTLAFGIPLVALLNNASPALPRYPRALIISPTRELADQIADVLADIGAAAGLRVLRLVGGDSVAKQQTLLAAPVDIAVVTPGRAHDLRRRGVLSLEHVLAVVVDEADMLADMGFLPDVLGLVRACPKSAQRMVFSATINDDAAGLIRDRRASSTEVAKHKVTASRLTMRNMRHLLLRVEDNTEADEVVAWIASRKDQCVIFANSKARVVQLAKFLQFYNIKLGFLHGDRGQATRRAVLKAFADGEINVLVTTDVAARGIDIDALDLVVHADPPRDSATYIHRSGRTARAGASGTVAMIVRDRQVDQARELLAGAGVEAEELRAAPGLPRFVKELGARRPRRARQDQSQSAGGASGSGYRGRGGPSASGKNRAGGRVHRPKRGKKKKR, from the coding sequence ATGCCCCCTCCTGCTGAGTCCAGTGATTTCAGACAGTTGGGCACGCCGGAAGCAATTGTGAGTATTCTGCGTGCCCAGCACATAACTTCGCCCACCGCCGTGCAGGTGGCGACTTTGCCAGATGCTTTCGCTGGCAAGGACGTTCTTGCACAGGCACCCACAGGCTCGGGCAAAACGCTCGCATTTGGCATTCCGCTGGTCGCGTTACTCAATAACGCCTCTCCAGCGCTTCCCCGTTACCCGCGCGCGCTTATTATTTCGCCGACGCGGGAACTTGCAGATCAAATTGCTGATGTCCTCGCTGACATCGGCGCCGCTGCAGGTCTGCGTGTCTTGAGGTTGGTCGGCGGTGACTCCGTGGCCAAGCAGCAGACTCTGCTCGCAGCACCAGTCGATATCGCTGTGGTCACACCGGGTCGCGCACACGATTTGCGCCGCCGCGGCGTACTCAGCCTTGAGCACGTCCTTGCCGTCGTCGTAGACGAAGCGGACATGCTCGCTGACATGGGCTTTCTGCCCGATGTTCTGGGCCTAGTCCGTGCGTGCCCGAAGTCGGCACAGCGCATGGTCTTTTCCGCCACGATTAACGACGACGCCGCGGGGCTTATCCGCGATCGTCGCGCAAGTAGCACCGAAGTTGCGAAACACAAGGTCACTGCATCCCGGCTGACCATGCGCAATATGCGGCATCTGTTACTTCGGGTAGAGGACAACACTGAGGCAGACGAAGTAGTCGCCTGGATTGCCTCCCGCAAGGATCAGTGCGTCATCTTCGCCAACTCTAAGGCGCGTGTCGTGCAGCTGGCTAAGTTTTTACAGTTCTACAACATCAAGTTAGGTTTCCTCCACGGCGATCGCGGCCAGGCAACACGTCGCGCAGTCCTCAAGGCCTTTGCCGACGGTGAAATCAATGTCCTCGTCACCACGGATGTGGCCGCTCGGGGCATTGATATCGATGCTCTTGACTTGGTTGTGCACGCGGATCCGCCAAGGGATTCCGCGACGTACATTCACCGCTCGGGTCGCACGGCGCGTGCAGGTGCTTCCGGCACGGTAGCGATGATTGTGCGTGACCGCCAGGTTGATCAGGCCCGTGAGCTGCTGGCAGGAGCCGGCGTTGAAGCTGAAGAGCTGCGCGCAGCTCCGGGGCTGCCGCGATTTGTCAAGGAACTGGGCGCACGCCGTCCGCGCCGGGCTCGTCAAGATCAGAGCCAATCGGCAGGCGGTGCTAGTGGTTCCGGGTACCGCGGGCGCGGCGGCCCGTCGGCAAGCGGAAAGAATCGTGCTGGCGGTCGCGTACACCGCCCCAAGCGAGGGAAAAAGAAGAAGAGATAA
- a CDS encoding bifunctional hydroxymethylpyrimidine kinase/phosphomethylpyrimidine kinase — protein sequence MPFPLKAKPDFVPRVLSIAGTDPTGGAGLHADLKSIAAAGGYGMGVVTALVSQNTVGVRAVHTPPVDFLVEQLAAVTEDVTIDAVKIGMLGSRELTQAVTSWVQETKPAVVVLDPVMVATSGDRLLDEDAMDAMRDLVAEATVITPNVPELALLADAPEASDFTELIEQALEFAGKNDVIVIAKAGHLSDEEAGNAVASPDGQVFFSSSPRIHTENTHGTGCSLSAALATRIGGGSAINDALRWTTRWLSESIRFADNLNVGQGHGPIDHGHRARRLEKVALRRMQPVHLNSSFSPGAIEGTDTAQSPKELESFFGHSLQIAPAGPFTSQLWRDIEDIVAEIGGMFSVPTMLRGDLSSEETNFFVAQEAWYLHQVFPVLSHLATKAPCAKEQVLWSSVAQEALVRALELSNNTLEEASSALEDIEPTTITQLLLDVHSSCSAFNPYRVAVTSIVAEMWVTAELTLQGKSLVDGDSTIADWVEVYSDPEYVDSVQQALEVLEENMSTASDAELKSIRNIFRRAAVLEREAYAQPGRGW from the coding sequence ATGCCATTTCCATTGAAGGCGAAGCCTGATTTTGTGCCACGAGTTCTTTCCATCGCCGGCACAGACCCAACCGGTGGGGCTGGACTGCATGCCGATTTAAAGTCAATTGCTGCCGCCGGTGGTTATGGCATGGGCGTGGTCACCGCTTTGGTATCTCAGAACACCGTGGGCGTTCGTGCCGTCCACACCCCACCTGTTGACTTCCTCGTCGAGCAGCTGGCTGCTGTGACTGAGGATGTCACCATCGACGCGGTGAAGATTGGCATGTTGGGGTCACGCGAACTCACGCAGGCCGTCACCAGCTGGGTTCAGGAGACCAAGCCAGCCGTGGTTGTTCTCGATCCGGTTATGGTCGCTACCTCCGGCGACCGTCTGCTTGACGAAGATGCCATGGATGCAATGCGGGACTTGGTCGCGGAAGCCACCGTCATCACGCCGAATGTTCCCGAACTGGCGTTGCTTGCCGACGCCCCGGAGGCCAGCGACTTCACTGAGCTGATTGAGCAGGCGCTGGAGTTCGCGGGCAAGAACGATGTCATCGTGATTGCAAAAGCTGGTCACTTAAGTGATGAGGAAGCCGGAAATGCCGTGGCATCCCCCGATGGCCAGGTTTTCTTCAGCTCTTCTCCCCGCATTCACACTGAGAACACCCATGGCACGGGTTGTTCGCTGTCCGCTGCTCTCGCCACACGGATTGGTGGGGGCTCTGCGATTAATGATGCCCTGCGCTGGACTACGCGCTGGCTCAGCGAGTCCATTCGTTTCGCGGATAACCTCAACGTCGGCCAGGGGCACGGCCCCATTGACCACGGCCACAGGGCTCGTCGCCTGGAAAAGGTCGCGCTTCGGCGAATGCAACCAGTACATCTGAACTCCAGTTTTTCCCCAGGAGCCATCGAAGGCACTGACACTGCGCAATCGCCAAAAGAGTTGGAATCTTTCTTCGGGCACTCACTCCAGATTGCTCCGGCGGGCCCCTTTACTTCCCAGCTGTGGCGGGACATCGAGGACATCGTTGCCGAGATTGGCGGAATGTTCAGCGTCCCCACGATGCTCCGCGGCGACCTTTCCTCGGAAGAAACCAACTTCTTCGTAGCGCAAGAGGCCTGGTACTTGCACCAAGTTTTCCCAGTCCTGTCGCATCTGGCAACGAAAGCACCCTGCGCTAAGGAACAGGTTCTGTGGTCATCGGTCGCGCAGGAAGCCCTGGTGCGTGCGTTGGAATTGAGCAATAACACGCTGGAAGAGGCTTCTTCGGCGCTCGAGGACATCGAACCGACAACCATCACGCAGCTTTTGCTGGACGTGCATTCTTCCTGTAGCGCTTTCAATCCATATCGGGTCGCCGTAACCAGTATCGTTGCCGAAATGTGGGTTACAGCCGAGCTGACTCTGCAAGGAAAATCGCTGGTCGATGGAGATTCCACGATTGCGGACTGGGTGGAGGTGTATTCCGACCCCGAGTATGTTGACAGTGTTCAGCAGGCTCTCGAGGTCCTTGAAGAGAATATGTCCACGGCCAGCGATGCGGAGCTCAAATCTATCCGCAATATCTTCCGTCGAGCTGCTGTTCTTGAGCGCGAGGCCTATGCGCAACCGGGTCGCGGTTGGTAA
- the gndA gene encoding NADP-dependent phosphogluconate dehydrogenase produces the protein MTDNNELAQIGVVGLAVMGSNIARNFAHKGHTVAVYNRSPEKTRTLIAEHGDEGSFIPSETIEEFVASLERPRRALIMVQAGAATDAVIDQLADVMEPGDIIIDGGNSLYTDTIRREKAIRARGLHYVGTGISGGEEGALTGPSIMPGGTKESYESLGPLLESISAHVDGVPCCTHISSDGAGHFVKMVHNGIEYADMQVIGEAYHLLREAAGLTPAEIADIFREWNKGDLDSYLVEITAEVLSQVDEKTGKPLVDVIVDAAGQKGTGRWTVKAALDLGIPVTGIGEAVFARALSSSLVQREAARNLPSGSLAKAPEDRDAFVERVRKALYASKIIAYSQGFDEINAGAKEYGWEIDRGALATIWRGGCIIRAQFLNRIKEAYDRDPELPALVLDEYFRDQVTECLDAWRDVVVTAAQMGIPAPVFSSSLAYYDGLRAERLPAALVQGQRDYFGAHTYKRVDREGAFHTLWSGDRSEVEA, from the coding sequence ATGACCGATAACAATGAACTCGCACAAATTGGTGTCGTCGGGCTCGCCGTCATGGGCTCGAATATCGCGCGCAACTTCGCCCACAAGGGACACACAGTTGCCGTGTACAACCGCAGCCCGGAGAAAACTCGCACCCTCATCGCTGAACACGGTGATGAAGGCTCATTCATCCCGTCCGAGACCATCGAAGAGTTCGTCGCTTCGCTGGAGCGCCCGCGTCGCGCTCTGATTATGGTTCAGGCAGGTGCCGCTACTGATGCGGTCATCGATCAGCTTGCCGACGTGATGGAGCCCGGCGACATCATCATTGATGGCGGTAACTCTCTTTACACGGACACCATCCGTCGTGAGAAGGCTATTCGCGCCCGTGGCCTGCACTACGTTGGCACTGGTATTTCCGGTGGTGAGGAAGGCGCTCTGACCGGCCCATCCATTATGCCGGGTGGCACGAAGGAGTCCTACGAGTCCCTCGGCCCGCTGCTGGAGTCCATCTCCGCTCACGTTGATGGCGTTCCGTGCTGTACACACATTTCCTCCGATGGCGCTGGCCACTTCGTGAAGATGGTCCACAACGGCATCGAGTACGCGGATATGCAGGTCATCGGCGAGGCCTACCACCTGCTGCGCGAGGCCGCTGGCCTCACCCCTGCAGAGATTGCAGATATCTTCCGCGAGTGGAACAAGGGCGACCTGGACTCCTACTTGGTTGAGATCACCGCTGAGGTTCTCTCCCAGGTCGATGAGAAGACAGGCAAGCCGCTGGTGGATGTCATCGTGGATGCCGCTGGTCAGAAGGGCACCGGGCGTTGGACGGTCAAGGCCGCTTTGGACTTGGGCATTCCGGTAACTGGTATTGGCGAGGCCGTGTTCGCTCGCGCCCTGTCGTCTTCCCTTGTTCAGCGTGAGGCTGCACGCAACCTGCCGTCAGGAAGCCTGGCTAAGGCGCCCGAGGATCGCGATGCTTTTGTGGAACGCGTCCGTAAGGCTCTCTACGCTTCCAAGATCATTGCCTACTCGCAGGGCTTTGATGAGATTAACGCTGGCGCCAAGGAGTACGGCTGGGAAATTGACCGCGGTGCGCTGGCAACCATCTGGCGTGGTGGCTGCATCATTCGCGCTCAGTTCCTGAACCGCATCAAGGAAGCGTACGACCGCGATCCGGAGCTGCCGGCGCTGGTACTCGACGAGTACTTCCGTGACCAGGTCACCGAGTGCCTCGACGCCTGGCGCGATGTTGTTGTCACTGCAGCACAAATGGGTATCCCGGCTCCGGTGTTCTCCTCCTCGCTGGCTTACTATGACGGCCTGCGTGCAGAGCGCCTGCCGGCAGCGCTGGTTCAGGGGCAGCGTGACTACTTCGGTGCACACACTTACAAGCGCGTTGACCGCGAGGGCGCTTTCCACACCCTCTGGTCTGGCGACCGCTCCGAGGTTGAAGCATAG
- a CDS encoding PaaI family thioesterase, with translation MADETIANNGSSQDSNSADSAAEQAKRKGLRKYMTLVTKASQEALSDEELAVFNSTLGDNGIGGLDTLLGTKFVHVGPERIQMELAVGPDHLQPWGLANGGVYCSLGETAGSIAGFVACGAKKPVVGVNNNTDFYRSARAGEVIVTTAEPEYLGRTMQLWRIEHTRKADEKLLARTNLRIAVLDKPL, from the coding sequence ATGGCTGACGAGACTATTGCGAATAATGGCAGTTCACAGGACTCTAACTCTGCAGATTCCGCCGCCGAGCAGGCGAAGAGGAAGGGGCTGCGCAAGTATATGACACTGGTGACGAAGGCTAGCCAGGAAGCCTTGAGCGATGAGGAGCTGGCTGTTTTTAACAGCACCTTGGGCGATAACGGAATCGGCGGTCTAGATACGCTGCTGGGCACGAAGTTTGTCCATGTCGGGCCGGAGCGAATTCAGATGGAGCTCGCAGTCGGGCCCGACCACCTGCAACCGTGGGGCCTAGCCAATGGCGGTGTTTACTGCTCGCTAGGTGAGACTGCTGGCTCTATTGCTGGTTTCGTTGCCTGCGGTGCGAAGAAGCCGGTCGTCGGTGTGAACAACAACACCGATTTTTACCGCTCCGCCCGGGCCGGCGAGGTAATTGTCACTACTGCGGAGCCGGAGTACCTGGGGCGCACCATGCAACTGTGGCGCATTGAGCACACCCGCAAGGCAGATGAAAAACTGCTGGCCCGCACCAACCTACGAATTGCGGTACTTGACAAGCCGCTGTAG